The following proteins come from a genomic window of Oncorhynchus clarkii lewisi isolate Uvic-CL-2024 unplaced genomic scaffold, UVic_Ocla_1.0 unplaced_contig_2871_pilon_pilon, whole genome shotgun sequence:
- the LOC139397794 gene encoding tubulin-specific chaperone D-like, with translation ILSGLQQSCSQREVCFTEARRDAAKAMAQVCVTAGVSAQGSSDSVVCEGNVSAVYRALLDCMTDYTLDSRGDVGAWVREAAMTSLMEVTLCVVGTAPQLLSPDLVNGMMCSLAQQSAEKIDRYRAHAGSVFVRLLHSNNPAVPHIPHREELLAIFPTEGAEGLNWNAPSQAFPHITQLLRLPQYQYHTLLGLTVSVGGLTESTVRFSSQSLFDHLMLIQQDTAALGQFSETLLHVFRDNLRNDRVSIPFLKMLDQMLARACFDTFTTDQDHQFCVDLLSLCKEEIKKSKDTQKLRSAIAVFCGLIQFQGEVRKKVLFQLLLLLCHPFPVIRKTTASQVYEMLLTYDDVIDPDVMDDVMTSLSDTNWEEDVATVRTHRNQLCDWLGVQKPQLVAKGPVQ, from the exons ATCCTGTCAGGTCTTCAGCAGAGCTGTAGTCAGAGGGAGGTGTGCTTCACAGAGGCCAGGAGAGATGCTGCCAAGGCCATGGCACA ggtgtgtgtgacagCAGGGGTATCAGCCCAGGGTAGTTCTGATTCTGTGGTGTGTGAGGGGAATGTGTCCGCTGTCTACAGAGCTCTGCTGGACTGTATGACTGACTACACACTGGACAGCAGAGGAGACGTAGGAGCCTg ggtgagagaggcagccatgaccagcctgatGGAGGTGACTCTGTGTGTGGTGGGCACCGCTCCACAACTACTCTCACCAGACCT ggTGAATGGTATGATGTGTAGCTTGGCCCAGCAGTCAGCAGAGAAGATCGACCGCTACAGAGCCCATGCTGGATCAGTGTTCGTCAGGCTCCTCCATAGTAACAACCCTGCAGTACCTCACATCCCCCACCGAGAGGAGCTGCTCGCCATCTTCCCAAC TGAAGGGGCAGAGGGTCTGAACTGGAACGCTCCGTCTCAGGCCTTCCCCCACATCACCCAGCTGCTCAGACTGCCCCAATACCAGTACCACACACTGCTGGGGTTGACCGTGTCTGTAGGAGGACTGACTGAGTCTACG GTGCGTTTCTCCTCCCAGTCTCTGTTTGACCACCTGATGCTGATTCAGCAGGATACAGCAGCGCTGGGACAGTTTAGTGAGACACTGCTGCATGTCTTCAGAGACAACCTGAGAaatgacag ggTGTCTATCCCCTTCCTGAAGATGCTGGATCAGATGCTGGCTAGAGCCTGTTTTGACACCTTCACTACAGACCAGGA tcaTCAGTTCTGTGTGGACTTGTTGTCCCTCTGTAAGGAAGAGATTAAGAAGTCCAAGGACACTCAGAAGCTCCGCTCCGCCATCGCTGT GTTCTGTGGTCTGATCCAGTTCCAGGGAGAGGTCCGTAAGAAGGTTCTGTtccagctgctgctgctcctctgtCACCCCTTCCCTGTG atcagaaagaccacagccagccaggtGTACGAGATGCTGCTGACCTACGACGATGTCATCGACCCTGACGTGATGGATGATGTCATGACGTCGCTGAGTGACACCAACTG